A genomic region of Bernardetia sp. ABR2-2B contains the following coding sequences:
- the tsaE gene encoding tRNA (adenosine(37)-N6)-threonylcarbamoyltransferase complex ATPase subunit type 1 TsaE, protein MTSSFTDSTLLECTSVSELPEIAQKIIDIANKLNTRIWILEGDLGAGKTTFTKAACEVLGVNETVSSPTFALINEYEGNYSTSDNKDAQLIYHCDFYRINNPNEVLELGIEEYFEKAEENGNYCFIEWASKIEPFLPKEYLQIDIEVNQITDSRIFKISIEK, encoded by the coding sequence ATGACTAGCTCTTTTACTGATTCTACACTACTTGAATGTACTTCTGTTTCTGAATTGCCAGAAATAGCTCAAAAAATTATTGATATAGCAAATAAATTAAATACACGTATTTGGATATTAGAAGGAGATTTGGGAGCAGGAAAAACTACTTTTACAAAAGCTGCTTGTGAAGTATTAGGCGTAAATGAAACGGTTAGTAGTCCTACTTTTGCACTTATAAATGAATATGAAGGAAACTATTCTACAAGTGATAATAAAGATGCTCAACTGATTTATCATTGTGATTTTTATAGAATCAATAACCCTAATGAAGTTTTGGAGTTAGGAATAGAAGAATACTTTGAAAAAGCAGAAGAAAATGGCAATTATTGTTTTATAGAATGGGCTTCCAAAATAGAGCCTTTTTTACCAAAAGAATATTTGCAGATAGATATAGAAGTAAATCAAATAACTGATTCACGTATTTTTAAGATAAGTATAGAAAAGTAA
- a CDS encoding alanine dehydrogenase — translation MSQDDAIKKLVQQYEYYQPQEMLAKVRERNQQLTIGIPKETNQDEFRVAMRPEAVRLLVANGHEVVIETGAGEKCKYTDHEYSDAGAQIKYSTKEVFQSEIVLKVAPPTLKELEEMQGRKTLISTLHLANVTPEYLHAINRKKITAIAYEMLQDKEGGLPVVRSMSEIAGSTVMLIAAEYLSSANEGQGIILGGITGVAPTNVVVLGSGTVGEYAARTALGLGASVKVFDSSVPMLRRIKYNLLQPHLSTSIFDLGTLKSALEEADVVVGAIRPENGRTPSVVTEEMVSRMKPNSIIIDVSIDYGGCIETSETTSHHKPTYKKYDVIHYCVPNIPSRVARTATNALSNIFAPLLLRAGELGSIEEMIYADMGFAKGVYSYQGGLTNQHLSKKFNMRFKDLSLIAAAKKGL, via the coding sequence ATGAGTCAAGACGATGCCATCAAAAAATTAGTACAACAGTACGAGTATTATCAACCTCAAGAAATGCTTGCCAAAGTGCGTGAGCGCAATCAACAACTCACTATCGGAATCCCAAAGGAAACCAATCAAGATGAGTTTAGGGTGGCGATGCGTCCAGAAGCTGTTCGTTTGTTGGTAGCTAACGGACACGAAGTAGTGATAGAAACAGGTGCAGGTGAAAAGTGTAAATATACAGACCACGAATATAGTGATGCAGGAGCGCAAATAAAATATTCTACGAAAGAGGTTTTTCAATCCGAAATTGTTTTGAAAGTTGCGCCTCCTACATTGAAAGAGCTAGAAGAAATGCAAGGAAGAAAAACACTTATTTCGACGCTTCATTTAGCCAATGTAACACCTGAATATCTTCACGCTATTAATCGTAAAAAAATTACGGCTATTGCTTATGAAATGCTTCAAGACAAAGAGGGTGGTCTGCCTGTCGTGCGTTCGATGAGTGAAATTGCAGGAAGTACCGTTATGCTTATTGCAGCAGAATATTTGAGTAGTGCAAACGAAGGACAAGGAATTATTTTAGGAGGAATTACAGGAGTTGCGCCTACGAATGTGGTTGTTTTGGGTTCGGGAACAGTTGGAGAATATGCAGCCAGAACAGCTTTAGGGCTCGGAGCAAGTGTAAAAGTATTTGATAGTAGTGTTCCGATGCTTCGTAGAATAAAATATAACCTTTTGCAGCCTCACCTTTCTACCTCTATTTTTGATTTGGGAACGTTAAAGTCTGCCTTAGAAGAAGCTGATGTAGTAGTGGGAGCAATCCGACCAGAAAATGGAAGAACACCGTCGGTAGTTACTGAAGAAATGGTATCACGTATGAAACCAAATTCTATAATTATTGATGTCAGCATTGATTATGGAGGATGTATCGAAACTTCTGAAACAACTTCTCATCACAAACCTACGTACAAAAAATATGATGTAATTCATTACTGTGTTCCAAATATTCCTTCTCGTGTAGCAAGAACAGCAACAAATGCACTAAGTAATATTTTTGCGCCATTGCTTTTACGAGCTGGAGAGCTGGGAAGTATAGAAGAAATGATTTATGCTGATATGGGTTTTGCAAAAGGAGTATATAGTTATCAAGGAGGTCTGACAAATCAACATCTAAGTAAAAAATTCAATATGCGCTTTAAAGATCTTAGTCTGATTGCAGCAGCAAAAAAAGGACTTTAA
- a CDS encoding DUF4230 domain-containing protein encodes MANFIKSLTGLLIVLLLGFGLYYITIRKDTKELLQPRETVTETNFKTVLEEVEGLGKLELVKYNFKDVVEHKQKHGYSSVLDSRVLLIVAAEAVGCMDLTRIKSEDITEVGDSVYVHLPAPELCYYKIDHQKSKVYDSESVPFIGDDNLVGEAFAKAEKQIEKAALESGILIQTQAMAQTMLKPLLENLTKKTVFLTFEPISMSEEENLENKTSIQDKRQEKNILNNPTTIQSKTLDKE; translated from the coding sequence ATGGCTAATTTTATCAAATCTCTTACTGGTCTTTTGATTGTCCTTTTGTTGGGCTTTGGGTTGTATTATATTACTATCAGAAAAGATACAAAAGAGTTATTACAACCTAGAGAAACCGTTACAGAAACAAACTTCAAAACTGTTTTGGAAGAAGTAGAGGGGTTAGGAAAGTTAGAACTTGTAAAGTATAATTTTAAAGATGTTGTAGAGCATAAGCAAAAGCACGGATATAGTTCTGTTTTAGATTCAAGAGTTTTATTGATTGTAGCTGCCGAAGCTGTTGGTTGTATGGATTTGACACGCATAAAAAGTGAAGATATTACCGAAGTAGGAGATTCTGTCTATGTTCATTTACCTGCTCCTGAATTATGTTATTACAAAATAGACCATCAAAAATCTAAAGTCTATGATTCTGAATCAGTGCCTTTTATTGGAGATGATAATTTGGTAGGAGAAGCCTTTGCAAAAGCCGAAAAACAAATAGAAAAAGCAGCCTTAGAATCTGGAATACTCATTCAGACACAAGCAATGGCACAAACGATGCTCAAACCTCTTTTAGAAAACCTTACTAAAAAAACTGTTTTTCTAACCTTTGAGCCTATTTCTATGAGTGAAGAAGAAAATTTAGAGAATAAAACAAGTATTCAAGACAAAAGGCAAGAGAAGAATATCTTGAATAACCCAACCACAATTCAATCAAAAACTTTAGATAAAGAGTAA
- the gldN gene encoding gliding motility protein GldN — protein sequence MKKSTKTILWAGLSMSLFSSLFITSFSKAQEYGNYANDGYNHNSVRPVHESHIMYQKSVWHRISLKQKQNRPFFAAGNEITGLIIDAVKLGIIRPYKNDSLKTRMSQEEFLSNIQIPSDEIQYNDIEEDIFIQENNSVWDDGTGWGTEEEEGVEAQEFYANQLYTLEMKTSVFFDKTRSRMINDIQTISIIIPAEMNPATGLEKTIATFSYKELVQNLFRDNSSAIYYNERNNQAHRNLEEAFDLMLVNGTLIKYANGKDEHIMDMYDDQREALLASQNYQANMIEYESNLWEN from the coding sequence ATGAAAAAATCAACAAAAACAATTTTGTGGGCTGGACTTTCTATGTCTTTATTTTCTTCTCTTTTTATAACTTCATTTTCGAAGGCACAAGAATATGGAAATTATGCAAACGATGGTTACAATCATAATTCGGTTCGTCCCGTTCATGAGTCTCATATTATGTATCAAAAAAGTGTTTGGCACAGAATTTCATTAAAACAAAAACAAAACCGTCCGTTTTTTGCAGCAGGGAATGAAATTACAGGACTTATCATTGATGCTGTAAAACTTGGCATTATTCGCCCTTACAAAAATGATTCGCTAAAAACTCGTATGAGTCAAGAAGAGTTTTTGAGTAATATTCAAATTCCTAGTGATGAAATACAGTATAATGATATAGAAGAAGATATTTTTATTCAAGAAAATAATTCTGTGTGGGATGACGGTACAGGTTGGGGAACAGAAGAGGAAGAAGGAGTAGAAGCACAAGAATTTTATGCTAATCAACTCTATACGTTAGAAATGAAAACAAGCGTATTTTTTGATAAAACACGCAGCCGAATGATAAATGATATTCAAACAATTAGTATTATTATTCCTGCCGAAATGAACCCAGCGACAGGACTAGAAAAAACCATTGCTACGTTCTCTTATAAAGAATTAGTGCAGAATCTTTTCAGAGATAACTCTTCAGCTATTTATTATAATGAAAGAAACAATCAAGCACACCGAAACTTAGAAGAAGCCTTTGATTTGATGCTTGTAAATGGAACACTTATAAAATATGCCAACGGAAAAGACGAGCATATTATGGATATGTATGACGACCAACGTGAAGCTCTTTTGGCTTCTCAAAACTATCAAGCAAATATGATAGAATATGAAAGTAACTTGTGGGAAAATTAA
- the gldN gene encoding gliding motility protein GldN — MKKLFYNPFTPLLVLLFVSTSNFCLAQSALSPETRPNETAIGIEKPKTEKIIQDEINPFSLRPIPKSHIAFQKSIWLQVSLKQKSNLPLWYAGHELSKFLIENALNGKITPYRDDKLESVLSKNDLLESLKVEETAKLAFNSDNFKENDSIQKLIDFSELSILEIKEDYILDIQHSRMIHDVLAFTLILPANKNRFRQKIVSFSYKEIIEKLYRPLQEDYVVIETTKSNGHIPNLETLIDSRFFHGYIVKYDNFKGEYFEDQYDGKREAFIKCMQYHEKLIEFESCLWTY; from the coding sequence ATGAAAAAGCTATTTTATAATCCTTTTACTCCATTACTTGTCTTACTTTTTGTGAGTACAAGTAATTTTTGCTTAGCTCAAAGCGCATTAAGTCCAGAAACACGCCCAAATGAAACAGCCATTGGAATCGAAAAACCAAAAACAGAAAAGATTATTCAAGATGAAATAAATCCTTTTTCATTGCGCCCAATTCCGAAATCACATATTGCTTTTCAAAAATCGATTTGGTTACAAGTTTCCTTGAAGCAGAAATCTAATTTACCTCTTTGGTATGCTGGTCATGAATTATCCAAATTTTTGATAGAAAATGCTTTAAATGGAAAAATCACGCCTTATAGAGATGATAAATTAGAAAGTGTTCTATCAAAAAATGACCTTTTAGAGAGTTTGAAAGTAGAAGAAACAGCTAAACTTGCATTTAACTCTGATAACTTTAAAGAAAATGATTCAATACAAAAACTAATTGATTTTTCAGAGCTTTCTATTTTAGAGATAAAAGAAGATTATATTTTGGATATTCAGCATTCAAGAATGATTCATGATGTACTTGCTTTTACACTCATTCTTCCTGCAAATAAAAATAGATTTAGACAAAAAATAGTTTCTTTTTCTTATAAAGAAATTATAGAAAAATTATATCGTCCACTTCAAGAAGATTATGTAGTCATAGAAACTACCAAAAGTAATGGACATATTCCCAATTTAGAAACGCTTATTGACTCTCGTTTTTTTCATGGATATATTGTCAAGTACGATAATTTTAAAGGTGAATATTTTGAAGACCAATATGATGGAAAAAGAGAGGCATTTATAAAATGTATGCAATACCACGAGAAACTGATAGAGTTTGAGAGCTGTTTATGGACTTATTGA
- a CDS encoding cupin domain-containing protein: MNHHNQEYWIEKLNLQAHPEGGYYAENYRADGVIPKSSLSEKFAGNCSYSTAIYFLLTGSTFSAFHRIASDELWHFYDGDPLSIFYFDDLGNLHEKVLGIDIDKNQFPQIIIPAGVWFASRCQNPNGFTLSGCTVAPGFDFEDFELAYSNQLSKKYPKHRELIEELTRQ, encoded by the coding sequence ATGAATCATCACAATCAAGAATATTGGATAGAAAAATTAAACCTACAAGCTCATCCCGAGGGAGGTTATTATGCAGAAAATTATCGTGCTGATGGAGTTATTCCCAAAAGTTCATTATCCGAAAAATTTGCTGGTAATTGTTCATATAGTACAGCTATTTACTTTTTACTTACAGGTTCTACTTTTTCAGCTTTTCATCGTATAGCTTCTGATGAGCTTTGGCATTTTTATGATGGAGACCCACTTTCTATTTTCTATTTTGATGATTTGGGCAATCTTCATGAAAAAGTATTAGGCATAGATATCGATAAAAATCAATTTCCACAAATTATTATTCCCGCTGGAGTTTGGTTTGCTTCACGTTGTCAGAACCCAAATGGATTTACACTATCAGGCTGTACGGTCGCCCCTGGTTTTGATTTTGAAGATTTTGAATTAGCATATTCTAATCAGTTATCCAAAAAATATCCAAAACACAGAGAGTTGATTGAAGAATTGACACGACAGTAA
- a CDS encoding acyl-CoA dehydrogenase family protein, with amino-acid sequence MSQVAEQEALKEALRGGEFLIKETKAEDIFIPEEFSEEQQMMAKATDDFVDMEITPIAEKIDKMQDPELMPSLLTKAGELGLLGIGVPEELDGLGMSFNTTMLIADVVGSAGSFSTAYGAHTGIGTLPILYYGNEEQKKKYIPKLATGEWKACYCLTEPDAGSDANSGKTKAVLSEDGKSYSITGQKMWITNGGFADVLIVFARIEDDKNLTAFIVERGYNGITMNEEEQKLGIKGSSTRQVFFNDTVVPVENMLSERGNGFKIAVNILNIGRIKLGAGVLNGCRQVIRHSVRYGNERKQFNTPISSFGAIKYKLAEMTARNYATESLCYAAGQDVDDRITYLRNSGMDAAESKLKGVEEFAIECAIAKVHGSETLDYCVDEGVQIYGGMGFSEDAPMARAYRDARIARIYEGTNEINRMLLVGMILKRAMKGDLDILSHAKAVGKELLQMPTPANIDRTEAFASEKELIARMKKAVLMVAGKAAQTFGAKLNDEQILLMAVADMIIEVYAAETSIMRAEKLVKHHGESADGVKAKLAKLYLQLAVNKLEAKGREAISCFVKGDEMRVLLMGLKRFTKHEPINQRELRHEIADMMIEKNDYAYKLWS; translated from the coding sequence ATGTCACAAGTAGCAGAACAAGAAGCATTGAAAGAAGCCCTAAGAGGTGGAGAGTTTTTAATTAAGGAAACAAAAGCAGAAGATATTTTTATCCCTGAAGAATTTTCAGAGGAGCAGCAAATGATGGCGAAAGCTACTGATGATTTTGTAGATATGGAAATTACTCCTATCGCAGAGAAAATCGACAAAATGCAAGACCCAGAGCTTATGCCTTCTCTTCTAACTAAAGCTGGAGAGCTTGGTCTTTTAGGAATTGGTGTTCCAGAAGAATTGGATGGGCTTGGAATGAGTTTTAATACAACGATGCTTATTGCTGATGTTGTAGGTTCGGCAGGTTCATTCTCAACAGCATATGGAGCGCATACAGGAATTGGAACACTTCCAATCTTATATTATGGTAATGAAGAGCAAAAGAAAAAATATATTCCTAAACTTGCAACAGGCGAGTGGAAAGCATGTTATTGTTTGACTGAGCCAGATGCAGGTTCGGATGCAAACTCTGGAAAAACAAAAGCCGTTTTGTCAGAAGATGGAAAATCGTATTCTATCACAGGACAAAAAATGTGGATAACAAACGGTGGTTTTGCTGATGTTCTTATTGTATTTGCTCGTATTGAAGATGACAAAAACCTTACGGCATTTATTGTAGAGCGTGGTTACAATGGAATCACAATGAATGAAGAAGAGCAAAAATTAGGTATCAAAGGTTCTTCTACTCGTCAAGTATTCTTTAATGATACAGTTGTTCCTGTTGAAAATATGCTTTCTGAGCGTGGCAACGGTTTCAAAATTGCTGTAAACATCTTGAATATTGGTCGTATCAAATTAGGCGCAGGTGTTCTTAATGGTTGTCGTCAAGTAATTCGTCATTCAGTTCGTTATGGTAACGAGCGTAAGCAGTTTAATACTCCTATTTCTTCTTTTGGAGCAATTAAGTATAAATTAGCAGAAATGACAGCTCGTAATTACGCAACTGAATCATTGTGTTATGCAGCTGGTCAAGATGTTGATGATCGTATTACATACTTGAGAAATTCAGGAATGGATGCAGCAGAATCTAAGTTGAAAGGTGTAGAAGAGTTTGCTATCGAATGTGCAATTGCCAAAGTTCACGGTTCAGAAACACTTGACTATTGTGTAGATGAAGGCGTTCAGATTTATGGTGGTATGGGCTTCTCAGAAGATGCTCCTATGGCTCGTGCGTATCGTGATGCACGTATTGCACGTATCTATGAAGGTACGAACGAAATTAATCGTATGCTTTTGGTAGGAATGATTTTGAAACGTGCAATGAAAGGCGATTTGGATATTCTCTCTCATGCAAAAGCAGTAGGAAAAGAGCTTCTTCAAATGCCTACTCCTGCAAATATTGACCGTACAGAAGCATTTGCTTCAGAAAAAGAGCTTATCGCTCGTATGAAAAAAGCTGTTTTGATGGTAGCTGGAAAAGCTGCTCAAACATTTGGTGCTAAACTCAATGACGAGCAAATCTTGCTTATGGCAGTTGCTGATATGATTATTGAAGTATATGCAGCAGAAACTTCTATTATGCGTGCTGAAAAATTAGTTAAGCATCACGGTGAAAGTGCTGACGGAGTAAAAGCAAAACTAGCTAAATTGTATCTTCAATTAGCAGTAAATAAATTAGAAGCAAAAGGACGTGAAGCAATTTCTTGTTTCGTAAAAGGCGATGAAATGCGTGTTCTTTTGATGGGCTTAAAGCGTTTTACTAAGCACGAACCAATCAATCAGCGTGAACTTCGTCATGAAATTGCTGATATGATGATTGAGAAAAATGATTATGCTTACAAACTTTGGTCATAA
- a CDS encoding CHAT domain-containing tetratricopeptide repeat protein, with the protein MKSVFLFTLLLFLSLLISFPSYSQNKEDQNRLDSLNTILESLSWKELDSIGKELREKYELDKSKVYLKKALQVAKKQNGKDSLYIVSCKELGVLYYYQGNYKKTEPLWLEAKDLQEKILGNKNFEYARITGNLASVYVSQGLYQKAEPLYIETGEIIEKLLGKEHYAYAIVCNNLAAIYYKQGFYEKAELLFIEAKNIREKTLGKEHPEYAISCNNLAVLYGEKQELYQKAEALNLEAKNIREKTLGKEHPEYASSCTNLAILYLNQGLYQKAEPLYIEAKEVIEKTLGKEHPDYADSYNNLAILYFTQKLYQKAEPLYKEVIQNKKEQIQLSFPTLSESEKEAYFSSISFLFSNFTNFATKYYPQNKKISQDLFNYQLFTKGIIFSSTQKMKEQILNSKDSVLINQYEEWKTKKTDYISLIQAPISERDSSINLIEMASQINELEREVSKKSELFKSNTDQKEYTWKDVKNSLDKNEATIEIIRLEKRDVAQNPDTVYVALIITDKTKVSPELLALENGNELENDALSFYQNNIDFQLEDEESYNQYWKPIQDKLDDLSKNGYSKIYFSPDGIYHKINLNTLKNPKTKEFLVEEQNIQLITSSRDLIERKEKGIKNIDLSKNFAAYKTYLLGYPAYNLNGKDTLKINGEDRSLNGLQRVVGQQTVVPILEGTKVETNQINDLFAKKNVKTTLLQNKEATEDNIKELENPTILHIATHGFFINQIPESEVTTMQEAEDRNLLKNPFLRSGLLLAGCQNPQVGKEDGILSAEEAMNLNLDETELVILSACETGLGDIENGEGVFGLQRAFRQAGAKTLIMSLWKVSDDATQLLMVTFYKNLLEGKSKREAFKIAQLKLKEKYSEPYYWGAFVMVGE; encoded by the coding sequence ATGAAGTCTGTATTTTTGTTCACGCTCCTTTTATTTTTATCTCTTCTGATTAGCTTTCCTTCTTACAGTCAAAATAAAGAAGACCAAAACCGTTTGGATAGCTTAAATACTATTTTAGAAAGCCTTTCTTGGAAAGAATTGGATAGTATTGGTAAGGAATTAAGAGAGAAGTATGAATTAGATAAATCAAAAGTTTATCTCAAAAAAGCTCTTCAAGTAGCCAAAAAACAAAATGGAAAAGATAGTTTGTATATTGTTTCTTGTAAAGAATTAGGAGTTTTATATTATTATCAAGGAAATTACAAAAAAACTGAACCTCTTTGGTTAGAAGCGAAAGACTTACAAGAAAAAATACTAGGAAATAAAAATTTTGAATATGCTCGTATAACTGGTAATTTGGCTAGTGTGTATGTTTCTCAAGGTTTGTATCAAAAAGCAGAACCTTTATACATAGAAACTGGAGAAATAATAGAAAAATTACTAGGAAAAGAGCATTATGCTTATGCTATAGTCTGTAATAACTTGGCTGCCATATATTATAAACAAGGTTTTTATGAAAAAGCAGAACTCTTATTTATAGAAGCTAAAAATATACGAGAAAAAACATTAGGAAAAGAACATCCTGAATATGCTATATCTTGTAATAATTTAGCTGTTTTGTATGGAGAGAAACAAGAATTATATCAAAAAGCAGAGGCTTTAAATTTAGAGGCTAAAAATATAAGAGAAAAAACATTAGGAAAAGAGCATCCTGAATATGCCAGTTCTTGCACTAATTTAGCTATTTTATATCTTAACCAAGGTTTGTATCAAAAAGCAGAACCTTTATATATAGAAGCGAAAGAGGTAATAGAAAAAACATTAGGAAAAGAGCATCCTGATTACGCTGATTCCTATAATAATTTAGCTATCCTGTATTTTACACAAAAATTGTATCAAAAAGCAGAACCTTTATATAAAGAAGTAATACAAAATAAAAAAGAACAAATACAGCTATCATTTCCAACATTATCTGAAAGTGAAAAAGAAGCCTATTTTTCTAGTATTAGTTTCCTTTTTTCAAATTTTACAAATTTTGCTACCAAATACTACCCTCAAAATAAAAAAATAAGTCAAGACCTTTTTAACTATCAATTGTTTACAAAAGGAATAATATTCTCTTCTACTCAAAAGATGAAGGAACAGATTTTGAATAGCAAGGATTCTGTTTTGATAAATCAATATGAAGAGTGGAAAACAAAAAAAACAGATTACATCTCACTTATTCAAGCTCCAATTAGTGAGCGAGATAGTAGTATTAATTTAATAGAAATGGCTTCTCAAATCAATGAATTAGAAAGAGAGGTTTCTAAAAAGTCAGAGTTATTCAAATCAAATACAGACCAAAAAGAATACACTTGGAAAGATGTGAAAAACTCTCTTGATAAAAATGAGGCTACTATTGAAATAATTAGATTAGAAAAAAGAGATGTTGCCCAAAACCCAGATACGGTGTATGTTGCTCTCATCATTACAGATAAAACAAAAGTAAGTCCAGAGCTTCTAGCTTTAGAAAACGGAAACGAACTAGAAAATGATGCATTATCTTTCTATCAAAATAATATTGATTTTCAATTGGAAGATGAAGAATCATACAATCAATATTGGAAACCGATTCAAGACAAATTAGATGATCTTTCAAAAAACGGTTATTCCAAAATCTATTTTTCACCTGACGGAATCTATCACAAAATCAATCTCAATACACTCAAAAATCCAAAAACAAAGGAGTTTTTGGTAGAAGAACAAAACATTCAGCTTATCACAAGTAGTAGAGATTTGATAGAACGCAAAGAAAAAGGAATTAAAAATATTGATTTAAGTAAAAACTTTGCAGCATACAAAACCTATTTATTGGGTTATCCTGCTTACAACCTCAATGGAAAAGATACTTTAAAAATAAATGGAGAAGACCGAAGCCTGAACGGTTTGCAACGTGTAGTAGGGCAGCAAACAGTCGTTCCTATTTTGGAGGGAACAAAAGTAGAAACCAATCAAATCAATGATTTATTTGCTAAGAAGAATGTAAAAACGACACTTCTACAAAACAAAGAAGCAACCGAAGACAACATCAAAGAATTGGAAAACCCAACTATTTTACATATCGCTACACATGGTTTTTTCATCAATCAAATTCCAGAAAGCGAAGTAACAACCATGCAAGAAGCAGAAGATAGAAACCTTTTGAAAAATCCTTTTCTTAGAAGTGGTCTTTTGTTGGCAGGTTGTCAGAATCCACAAGTAGGAAAAGAAGATGGTATTTTATCAGCTGAAGAGGCTATGAATCTTAATCTTGACGAAACAGAATTAGTCATTTTATCAGCATGTGAAACAGGGTTAGGAGATATAGAGAATGGAGAAGGAGTTTTTGGGCTGCAAAGAGCCTTTCGTCAAGCAGGTGCAAAAACGCTTATCATGTCGCTTTGGAAAGTAAGCGATGATGCTACACAGCTTTTGATGGTTACTTTCTATAAAAACCTCTTGGAGGGAAAATCAAAACGTGAAGCCTTTAAGATTGCTCAACTGAAATTAAAAGAGAAATATTCAGAACCCTATTACTGGGGTGCTTTTGTGATGGTGGGAGAGTAA